The window ATGCCTCTGGTCAACCATTGCGCATGATTGGTACGAACTGGGACATCACCGAGCGTAAGCGGGCGGAGATAGTGCTGCGCGAGAGCGAAGAACGATTCTTCAATGCTTTCAATTATGCGCCGATCGGTATGGCGCTTGTCTCTCCCGAAGGTCACTGGCTTAAGGTCAACCAGGCAATATGCGATATTGTCGGATATTCTGATGAGGAGCTTATAACCAAGACATTCCAGGATATAACGCATCCGGATGATCTGGAGTCCGACCTTGCCTATGTAAATCAAATGCTGACAGGCGAAATTTCAACCTACCAGATGGAGAAGCGCTATTACCACAAGCAGGGAAACGTGGTATGGGTTCTGTTGAGCGTTTCATTGGTGAAGGACAACCAGGACAAGCCGCTCTATTTTATATCCCAGGTCGAAAATATTACCGAGCACAAACTGGCTGAAGAGGCTCTACGAGAAAGTGAAAGCCGTCTGAAGAGTGCGCAGCACGTTGCGCATCTGGGCAATTGGGAATGGGACCTGATCACGAACGAGCTCTACTGGGCAGAGGAAAACTACCTCCTTCACGGCATTGACCCAGAAAAGGTAAAGCCGTCGTTTGACGCATTTCTCCAAGTAGTTGATCCAACGGAACATGAGTTCGTGAATGGCGCAGTTGCAGATGCGCTTGCCGGCAGAACACTATTCGAAATTGACTATACCGTCATTCGGCCTGACAATGGCGAAAGGCGCATCATTCACTCGATAGCCAACGTAATCGTGGATAGCGCAGGGCAAGCCGTGAAAATGATTGGCACGGTTCAAGACATCACCGAGCGCAAGCAGGCGGAGGAGGCGCTGCGTGAGAGCGAGGAGCGCTGGCAATATGCGTTGAGCGGCGCGGGCGACGGCGTGTGGGACTGGAATTCGCAGACCAACCGGGTGTTCTTCTCACCACAGTGGAAATCAATGCTCGGCTATACGGAAGCTGAAATCGGCGACACGTTGGATGAGTGGGACAGCCGCATCCATCCTGATGACAAGAAACAGTGTTTCGAGGACTTAGATAAGCACTTCCGCGGCGAAACCCCAACCTATCAAAACGAGCACAGGGTTCTCTGTAAAAACGGAAGATACAAGTGGGTTCTTGACCGGGGCAAAGTGATCGAGTGGACAGGTGAGGGCAAACCACTGCGCGTCATCGGCACGCATTCCGACATCTCTAAGCGCAAGCAGATGGAGAGCCACCGACAGCTTTCGGCTGAAATCATGAGCATTCTCAATGAGCCTGTTGCCTTGTCTGACGCGATTAACCGTATTCTTATGGCAATCAAGCAGGAAACTGAATTCGACGCTGTGGGACTTCGGTTTAAAAACGACGACGACTTCCCATACTATGCCCAAAGCGGCTTTTCGAATGATTTTCTACTTACTGAGAACACGCTGGTGATCCGAGATTTGCAGGGAGCCGCTTGCATGAATAGCGACGGCAGCCTCAAGCTTGAATGCATATGTGGCCTGGTGATCACAGGGCAGACCGATCCGGCAAATCCTCTCTTTACAGCGGGAGGGAGTTTCTGGACTAATTATTCAAAGGCACTCTTAGACCTTCCATCCTTCCAGGATCCAAGGCTTTATCCGAGGAACCGGTGCATACATGATGGCTACCGATCAGTTGCTCTCATTCCAATCTACGCCAACCAAAAGATCGTAGGTCTTCTGCAGCTCAACAACCGGAAAGAGGACTGTTTGACACTCGAAATGGTCCAGTTCTTTGAAGGGGTCGGCAATAGTATTGGCTTGGCGCTGTTAAAAAAACAGACTGAAGAAGCGCTAGCCATTTCCTCTGCTGAGAAGGAGTACGCAAATGAATTGCTTGAGGCAAAGACGCTTGAGTTGACGCTCATGGCAACCCACGACTCACTCACGGGATTGCACAATCGCTATTACTTCGATGAGCGTCTAGGCGAACTTATCAAAAACGGTTCTGGCAATAAATTTGACTCGATGGCCGTGCTCTTCCTCGATTTGGACAAGTTCAAGCTGATCAACGACACCCTGGGACACCCCGTGGGTGATTTACTGCTTGTTGAAGCCTCAAAGAGATTGCAATCATGTCTTCGTTCAGAGGATGTCTTGGCAAGAATGGGCGGAGACGAATTTACTTGTATTCTTGCGAACAGCCCCAATCGGTCGAATGTGGAATCGCTAGCTTCTCGAATGATTGACGTCCTCAGCAGACCATATATTTTTCAAAACCACAAGATAACTTGCGGAGTGAGCATTGGCATAGCAAACTACCCATCAGATGCCATCGATAGCGTCACTCTCCTTAAATTCGCAGACGCGGCGATGTATAAGGCCAAGCAAGCAGGTAGAGGGACTTTCTGCTGGTTTACTGGAGATGTGGATGTTGATAATCAACAACGAGCCGTATTGGAACATGATCTTCATGAGGCTTTAGCAAATAATCAGTTCGATGTGCACTACCAGCCGATCGTTAGTCTAGAAGATAATAGCATTCTCTGCGCCGAGGCGCTCTTGCGCTGGAAACATCCTGAAAAAGGGATGATAGCCCCGAATCTCTTCATACCAATCGCTGAAGAGATGGGCTTGATCGGCATAATCGGTGATTATGTACTGCAAACCGCCTGTGCTCAGACAGTGGCTTGGCACGGCGAAGGGATACACTTGTCACGAATAAATGTGAATGTATCAATCAAGCAGATTCATGATGCTGAATGGCTCAAATCAGTCATCGCTACTTTATCAGAAACCGGGCTTGATGCAGAACTCCTTAATCTGGAAGTGACAGAAACCGACTTTTCCACCAAGGATGAAGAAATAATAGCGACTCTGCATAAAGTGCGGGATCACGGCATTAACATGGCTATCGATGATTTCGGCAAGGGACGATCTTCGCTCAGGCGTCTTAAAGACATCCCAGTGTCCCATATAAAAATAGATGGGTCGTTTATCAGAGACATCGAGTATAACCAGAACGACAACGCTCTTGTGCGCTCCATAGTTGAGATGTCTCATCGCCAAGGTATTAAGGTGACTGCCGAATGGGTAGAATCCAAGACGCAGATGGAGATATTACGCTCAAGCGGTTGTGATTTCATCCAAGGGTACTACATCAGCCCAGCCCTGTCCACACAAGCCTTTAAAGACTTCGCCCATGAATGGAAGCATAATCATCCAGTAACTGAAGATCTTCAGCTTAAGTTGGACAACTGACCCCAATAATAAGTGTAGGCTTTACCCTGTCAGTCTCTTTTAGTAGCCTCGGAACGCTGTCTTAGCGTTTCTAACATAAACCAGATTATGGCTCTCTGATTAAGGGGGCGAATTCGACTAAGCGGTGGGCGCCGTCCCAGCCGGCTTCGGTTACGTATTGGACGGCGTTTCGGTTAATTGAATCGGCATGGTTAAAATGCAGATGGCCGGATAGGATAGCTACCAGGTTTGGGCTAAAAGACATGAGGTGAAGGAATTCGAGCGTTTCGGGGGTATTCCACTGAGTAGTCCATTTGCGGTCTTCGCTGTCTTGATCCCATCTTAAATCGCCCATTAAAATCGGTGCGCCCCAATAGTCTATGGCAGCAGGGCGTAGGGTTGAAAGGCTGATTGGGATGTGCATAATAAAAACGGTGGGCATCCCTTTCGCCAACTGCTCTTTGGCAAAGGCAAGTTGGCGGGGAGTGACTTGATAGAGCGAATTATCAATTCCAACAAAACGAATACCTCCAACATCGGCGTTAAAGCATTCCGGTTGGCCTTCGGTGAGGGGGTCAAGCACTGGCCACATTTCTTGACGCTTCTCAAAACCTGTTTTCAATTGCGGATAGAGGTAATCATGATTGCCGGAGGTGAAAATAAAAGGCACGCCGGTCTTGTCAGCCGTCTCTTTCAAACGCTCGATATTCGCTTTCGTCGGCCAGTGCATCATATCGCCGGTAAAGACTAACAAGTCCAGATTCATTGAGGGGGCTTGTTCCATAAGCTCATAGAAGCCAAGCTGGTGAGGACCGCCTACGGTTCGGGTTTCTTCCTGAATGTTATCCTGTTGGTGTATATCGCGCTCATCAATATAGCGCAGGTGGACATCGGTAAGATGGAGGATACGCACTGGCGCTTCAAGCCCTTCGATAGCGATATTGGCGCTGCCGTCCGCCCAGTTATGGGTCACATTTAAAATGTCCTGCTTCATACCTCTAAGCCATACCACGGGCGATCGCCACGGATTAGCCGCTGGTTAATTTCTTCAATAACA of the bacterium genome contains:
- a CDS encoding PAS domain S-box protein; this encodes MRFENHSAKKSQYQKKPNAHSISVFFASLSAGVGLLALIGWITHVSLLTTYAIGRTPMAPSTSLLLVLSGSALILFVLKPQSHKARTVGLVFGWFSTLVALILLALSFKGIRPGFEHLGFHFISARIGHMSPITAFCFVLYGFSLLGFFLSGKMWQARVIFGLILLSLIFSITLLLGYIVGSPLLYNSIIIPPALPTSIAFLMFGTALMIASIERIWHLNEEPEALSKRTSYLFILFFILASTVIISFGLYFFQNLRQKTLAEEEEEVSTVSKLKMNWLMNWREDYLKDGELLSKNLAFSALVRRYFDKPGDAATQRELQQWINLYPDKYHFDHARLLDLKGTTRLTTFNDRSPIANEIRLAIPGVLRSRQVTFVDFFLCDVHNEVNMAVLVPILDAANGYKPLGVVFLRINPTHLYANVNEWPVPTNSAESLLVRREGDHVLFLSNQRFQNSPPLKLQISLSNKEVPAVKAALGQEGVVEGKDYRVVPVIASLRAIPNSGWFIVSKMDVSEVYAPLKKQALELFTLMGILIVGMGLGLRLIWDNQHKRFYLELIQGQEVLQESEERLRAIMDNATAVVYLKDKEGRYLLVNRHFEKLFNTTNALVQGKTSYDIFPRDVAETFNKNDKAVFQTGAHFETEELVPQEDGVHTYLSLKFPLFSVSGEIYAFCNISTDITGRKRAEEALNEALDRLLKISDQVPGLVYQFRLRPDGSSCMPFASNALNEIFRISPDEVREDASKIFATIYPDDYASVVASIQESAQDLTLWHPEFRVKYDDGTVRWLYGNAVPQMQEDGSVLWHGFVTDITERKQAEEAKALATERLSLATRAGGVGIWDYDVVNDVLHWDNQMYNLYGITQETFGGAYESWRTGLHPEDMAQGDAEIQLALRGEKEFNTEFRVLWPDGSIRNIRALGIVLRDASGQPLRMIGTNWDITERKRAEIVLRESEERFFNAFNYAPIGMALVSPEGHWLKVNQAICDIVGYSDEELITKTFQDITHPDDLESDLAYVNQMLTGEISTYQMEKRYYHKQGNVVWVLLSVSLVKDNQDKPLYFISQVENITEHKLAEEALRESESRLKSAQHVAHLGNWEWDLITNELYWAEENYLLHGIDPEKVKPSFDAFLQVVDPTEHEFVNGAVADALAGRTLFEIDYTVIRPDNGERRIIHSIANVIVDSAGQAVKMIGTVQDITERKQAEEALRESEERWQYALSGAGDGVWDWNSQTNRVFFSPQWKSMLGYTEAEIGDTLDEWDSRIHPDDKKQCFEDLDKHFRGETPTYQNEHRVLCKNGRYKWVLDRGKVIEWTGEGKPLRVIGTHSDISKRKQMESHRQLSAEIMSILNEPVALSDAINRILMAIKQETEFDAVGLRFKNDDDFPYYAQSGFSNDFLLTENTLVIRDLQGAACMNSDGSLKLECICGLVITGQTDPANPLFTAGGSFWTNYSKALLDLPSFQDPRLYPRNRCIHDGYRSVALIPIYANQKIVGLLQLNNRKEDCLTLEMVQFFEGVGNSIGLALLKKQTEEALAISSAEKEYANELLEAKTLELTLMATHDSLTGLHNRYYFDERLGELIKNGSGNKFDSMAVLFLDLDKFKLINDTLGHPVGDLLLVEASKRLQSCLRSEDVLARMGGDEFTCILANSPNRSNVESLASRMIDVLSRPYIFQNHKITCGVSIGIANYPSDAIDSVTLLKFADAAMYKAKQAGRGTFCWFTGDVDVDNQQRAVLEHDLHEALANNQFDVHYQPIVSLEDNSILCAEALLRWKHPEKGMIAPNLFIPIAEEMGLIGIIGDYVLQTACAQTVAWHGEGIHLSRINVNVSIKQIHDAEWLKSVIATLSETGLDAELLNLEVTETDFSTKDEEIIATLHKVRDHGINMAIDDFGKGRSSLRRLKDIPVSHIKIDGSFIRDIEYNQNDNALVRSIVEMSHRQGIKVTAEWVESKTQMEILRSSGCDFIQGYYISPALSTQAFKDFAHEWKHNHPVTEDLQLKLDN
- a CDS encoding metallophosphoesterase, with protein sequence MKQDILNVTHNWADGSANIAIEGLEAPVRILHLTDVHLRYIDERDIHQQDNIQEETRTVGGPHQLGFYELMEQAPSMNLDLLVFTGDMMHWPTKANIERLKETADKTGVPFIFTSGNHDYLYPQLKTGFEKRQEMWPVLDPLTEGQPECFNADVGGIRFVGIDNSLYQVTPRQLAFAKEQLAKGMPTVFIMHIPISLSTLRPAAIDYWGAPILMGDLRWDQDSEDRKWTTQWNTPETLEFLHLMSFSPNLVAILSGHLHFNHADSINRNAVQYVTEAGWDGAHRLVEFAPLIREP